In Nostoc sphaeroides, the genomic window CTAATTCATAACGCGATTGCTGTAAGACAATCACTACTCGTAAAAATGGCTGCCGTTTCCAATCAGGTAATATCCGTTCGCAGTTGGCACAGATATATTGACTGGGAGGATGAATTGAAATTTGAACCGCTTGTCCCGTTTCGCCAACTAAGTTAATGGGACAGGCTTGCTCCGAAATGTAAACCTTGGGATAGTTCACTAAATTGATTCGGCTTATGCAAATTTTTTAATTTAATCTCCGGTATAGATGATACCTCTTAAAAGTTAATAAAAATCATCAATTTCCTTTAATATGTTACTTTTTTTGGCAGCAGTTGCTAATAAGTGGAGAATTTTAATCCGAATTTTATCCTTTATTAACCTGTTCTCATGGGATTTGTTGCGATCGCACTCGCCATTGGCATCTGACAATTCAGAGGTATCTAGAAAACCTCACTTCTATTTCTCTCTCAGAAAAGGAGAGAGACTTTGAATTTTCCCCCTTAGAGCGACGAGTTGGGGGTTAGGTCAATGGTTGGCTTTTTCACATAATGTGAAAGTGTCTCTTTGGAAATGCTAAAGCTATGCAGCCTACTTTCCATAGCAATTAATTGAGTTTTAAAGAATTCACCGGCACATCATCCCAAGAATCCACTGTCCGCAATCGCGCTACCCAACCGGCTGCCTTTTGCGTCTGGGTTAAATTATTCTCAAATGAATCATGACAATCTTTGGCTTGAGATTCATTACAAGTGGCAATACAGGCATGAATCATTCCAGACGGATCAATTTGCTCATTTACCCAAATAGTCATAGAATATTTCCTCGAAAACTGTAGCGAAAAAAGCTATTCGTCATTTTAGAATACTATTAAAGCCAATCAATTTTGGATAATGGAATTGCCGATTTTGGACTTTGGCATGAGCGCGGCTTGACTCAGCGATCGCCGAATGTCTCAGTCGAACTATTTTGGATTCATTTTGAATTTTAAATTGTTATCTCCTCTTTCGTAGCGACGGCGGTAGAGTAATTCTAACTGTCCACCATATTCTTGAATCCAGGCAATCTGGCGCTGGTAGAGTCCGCGAAAGGTGTTGGCAAATAATAGTGTAAAGATTGCCACTACTAACCCTGATGCTGTGGATACTAAAGCTTCACTAATTCCAGATGTTACACCTGTTGTTTTAGTACCTCCCACATCTCCGATATTTAGAGACGCAAAGGAGTTAATTAATCCTAATACAGTGCCGAGAAGTCCTAACAGGGGCGCAAGACCAATAATTGTCTCAAAAATATTTTGCGATCGCTTAAGTAAGGGAATTTCGGCTTGGGCTTCACTTTCTAATGCCAAACGAAAGTCTTCTGGTGTCGCCTCCTCTAATTCTAAAGCTGCTAAAAAAATTCGGGCAATGGGTAAATCAGCATTTTTCTGCAACTTATCTAAAGCACTAACTACATTATCAAGGCGATAAAGCTGTAGCACCTCTCGCACTACCTTATTTTGCCGATTATTTATCCTTACCCAAAAGATGATCCGTTCGATAATCAGCGCCACCCCTAACAAAGAGAACGCTAGCAGAGGCCACATGACCACGCCACCTGCTGTAAACAGATTACTAATTTCCATCTATTATTTTTTAATTCACCAACAACGCTAGATTAACAGATCGTTGAGATAGAGCAGTTTAACGCTGCATTGTAGTTACACCAGCTTTTGAGCTATCCTCAGTTTGGCCGATCGCAAGTTATTGAGAATTTCTTTTTAGCAGTAACTTTAATAAATGTTAAGGAGTTAAGATTATTCCTACACCAGAACAAAAAACACAGTGCTACATATTGTGCTGCTGGTTTACCAAGCTTTACTTGCCTATTAATATCGTGCGTATGGATGAACGGACAAAAAATCTATTCTTCTTGGCAGGTGAGGAAAATATCATAGAGATATACCCTAACGGTAAATGGAGATATATAGGATGAGCAAGCCTAATTTTCATGCAATGAGTCAGAAAGAGCTACATGATTACGTTTTTGCTCATCGGGAAGATCAGGAAGCCTTCTACGCTTATGTAGATAAGCTGCATCTTGAAGGTAATTGGATTGAAATGCCACCATTACAGTCAGAACAAGATTTAGAAAATTATCCTAAGTTCATTGAGCGTATTCGCAGCAGTTCTGAGCCACGAGATGGAGCAGTTTAAGGCTTACAGCAGCTTTTCTGCTATCCTCAGTTTGGCCGATCGCGATCGCGGATTTTTCCCAATTTCCTCTTCTTGAGCAATAATTGGCTTTTTTGTCAATACCTTTAATAAAGGTGAATTTCTTAAACCATGTTTCACCGGGCGGTCTTCCAGACTGTGAAAACTGATAATTGCAATTCTGCCGCCAGGGACAAGGGCATTTGGGGCTTTATCCAAAAAGGTTTCTAGGGATTTTAACTCATCATTAACGACAATTCGCAGAGCTTGAAAAACACGGGTAGCGGGGTGAATTCTGCCATAACGGTATTTGGGGGGAACAGAAGAAGCGATCGCATCAGCCAATTCTGTAGTCGTGTGCAACGGTCGGCGTTCTATAATACGACGAGCAATGCGCCGCGATAATCTCTCTTCACCGTACTTAAAGAAAATATCTGCTAATTCTGCCTCATCCCAATTATTGATCACATCAGCAGCAGTTAGCGATCGCCCTCGATCCATTCGCATATCCAAATTTGCAGCTTGGCGAAAGCTGAAACCCCGTTCTGCTTGGTCTAAATGGTAAGAACTTACCCCCAAATCGGCTAAAATACCATCGAAAGTGTTGGGGGGAAATTCGTAGTCAGCAAAATTGCTATGGATAAATTGTATGCGATCGCTAAACTCTGCTAATTCTTTCCTCGCTGCTGCTAAAGCATCTTCATCTTGGTCAACAGCCGTTACCCGCACATCTTCAGAAGCTTCTAAAATTAAGCGACTATGACCACCACCACCTACAGTTACATCTAAATAATGTCCGCCTGGACGAACCGCCAAACCCTCAATTACCTCTCGTCCCAACACGGAAATATGAGAAAAAGCCAGTTCTTCTAAATCTAGCGGTGTTTGTAAATCTGATTTCATCTTTAATTTTATTTTTGTTTCTATTTGGTAAGACTTACACCAAAAACCTCTTAAACTCCTATTCCTCCGTGTCCTCTGCGTCCTGTGTGGTTCGATTTAATTCTTGTTTAGCACTTATTCCCAATACTCAACATCAAGATTTTAAATGCAAAAAGAGATTACATGAAAAAAAACCTGTGCCTCAATCCCTTGCATATCAAGCTTCCCTATAATAATTGAAGAGGTGCAACGAAATGAAACATCAATTACAACACCTTCGCTGCTATCCTCTCTCCAACATAACCCTGTAGAGTCAAAATTATATAGATTGCCCCTACAAACCTCATTTTGGCAGACTAGATAAATC contains:
- a CDS encoding glycogen debranching protein, producing the protein MTIWVNEQIDPSGMIHACIATCNESQAKDCHDSFENNLTQTQKAAGWVARLRTVDSWDDVPVNSLKLN
- a CDS encoding MotA/TolQ/ExbB proton channel family protein gives rise to the protein MEISNLFTAGGVVMWPLLAFSLLGVALIIERIIFWVRINNRQNKVVREVLQLYRLDNVVSALDKLQKNADLPIARIFLAALELEEATPEDFRLALESEAQAEIPLLKRSQNIFETIIGLAPLLGLLGTVLGLINSFASLNIGDVGGTKTTGVTSGISEALVSTASGLVVAIFTLLFANTFRGLYQRQIAWIQEYGGQLELLYRRRYERGDNNLKFKMNPK
- a CDS encoding DUF6888 family protein — encoded protein: MPINIVRMDERTKNLFFLAGEENIIEIYPNGKWRYIG
- a CDS encoding DUF6887 family protein, which gives rise to MSKPNFHAMSQKELHDYVFAHREDQEAFYAYVDKLHLEGNWIEMPPLQSEQDLENYPKFIERIRSSSEPRDGAV
- the rsmH gene encoding 16S rRNA (cytosine(1402)-N(4))-methyltransferase RsmH; the encoded protein is MKSDLQTPLDLEELAFSHISVLGREVIEGLAVRPGGHYLDVTVGGGGHSRLILEASEDVRVTAVDQDEDALAAARKELAEFSDRIQFIHSNFADYEFPPNTFDGILADLGVSSYHLDQAERGFSFRQAANLDMRMDRGRSLTAADVINNWDEAELADIFFKYGEERLSRRIARRIIERRPLHTTTELADAIASSVPPKYRYGRIHPATRVFQALRIVVNDELKSLETFLDKAPNALVPGGRIAIISFHSLEDRPVKHGLRNSPLLKVLTKKPIIAQEEEIGKNPRSRSAKLRIAEKLL